The following DNA comes from Marichromatium purpuratum 984.
CCACCGCGTCGGGGGCGAACACCATGCGCATGCCACGCGCGGCCATCCGGTAGGAGAGTTCGGTGTCCTCGTTGTCGGCCTTGGGGAAGCGCGGATCGAAGCCGCCGAGCGCGACGAAGACCGCACGCCGATAACCGGCGGAATAGGTGTCGACCATGTCGATGCGCGCGCGTCGGCGCAGCCGCGCGAAGCGTTGCTCGAACTCGAGCTGGACGAAGCGCGCCACCAGTTGCGGCTGATCGCTGCGATAGGCCCCCTTGACCGCCATCACCTCGGGGTCGGCGAAGGGTGCGCGCATCCGCTCGATCCAGTCCGGCGCCGGCACGCAGTCGCTGTCGGTGAACAGCAGCAGCTCGCCGCGGGCCAGCCGCGCGCCGTGGTTGCGCGCCGCCGCCGGACCGGCATTGGCCTGATAGACGTAGCGCAGCGGATAGCGCCGGGCGATCTCGGCGGTGCGATCGCGCGAACCGTCGTCGACCAGGATCACCTCGTAGTCATCGGCGGCGGTGTGCTGGGCGAGGAGTGCGTCGAGACAACGCCCGAGGGTCGCCTCGGCCTGATAGGCCGGGACCACCACCGAGATCCGCGGCGCGGCCTCAGCCATGGCCGGCCTCGATGTCCGAGCCGCGCAGCAGATGGCGCAAGAAGGTGCGCCCGGCGCGCCAGGTGCGGCGGAACTCCTCGCGATCGCGCGCCACCAGCCCGAGCCGCCGCCACAGATAGCGCGGACGCAGATAGAAACGCCGCCGCGCCTGGTCGCAGAAGGCGACCAACGCCTCGGCGTCGAGCACCGCGCTGCGCACCACGGTGTTGTGCAGCCCGGCGGGGGTGAGCCAGCGCGAGAAGTCCTCGGTCACCAGCATCCCCTCGCGCGCGTACCAGTCGTAGGCGGCGGTCCCCGGATAGACCATGATCGGGTAGAACTGAGCGGTGTCCGGGGCCAGCTCGATGGCCAGCTCCAGGGTCCGGCGCATGGTCTCCGGGGTCTCGCCCGGCAGCCCGACCATGAAGCAGCCGTGGACGATCAGCCCGAGCGCGCGGGCCTCGCGCATGAAGGCGCGCGACTGCGCCAGGGTGATACGCTTGCGCACGCGATCGAGCAGCGCCTGGTCACCGCTCTCGAAGCCGACGCAGAGGTTGCGACAGCCGGCGCGACGCATCAGCCGCAGGGTCTCAGGCTCGACATCGACGCGCACGTTGGCCGACCACGGCAGGTCGAAGCCGCGACGGATCATCTCCTCGCAGATCTCGGCGCAGCGGGCACGGTCGGCGGGAAAGGTATCGTCCTCGAAGAACACCGAGCGCGCCTCGGGGAAAGCTCTGCGGATGTACTCCAGCTCGTCGACCACATGACCCGCCGAGCGCCGTCGCAGCCGGTGCCCGGTGATGGTCTGCGGATAGACGCAGAAGGTGCAGTGATTGGGACAGCCGCGACTGGTGCTGATGGTCACCATCGGGTGGATGGCGTTGGGGTTGAAGTAGTCGCGGATGTCGAGGAAGCGACGATAGATCGGGCTGATCGGCGGCAGCCGGTCGAGGTCATCGAGTACCGCGCGCGCGGCGCCGAGACGCGGCCTGTCGCCGTCACGGTAACAGAGCCCGGCGACCGTGGAGACCGGCTCGTCGCGCGCGAGCGCCGCGGCCAGGTCGCGCACCCCGAGGTCGTACTCGCCGAGCACCACCAGATCGACCGCCGGCTCATCGCGCAGACACGCCTGCGCTCGCGCCGAGGCATGGGTGCCGACCAGCGCGACACAGGTCCCCGGCAGACGCTCGCGGGCGCGGGCGCAGAAGGCCAGGTCGCTGGCGATGCTCGGGGTGCTGGTCTCGACCACCAGCAGCCGGGGGGCGAAGTGCGCCAGGCGCGCCAGCACCGCCTCGATGTCGGCGCCGCTGGCCGGAGCGTCGATGAGGTCGATCTCGTGGCCCGATTCGGCGCAGAGCGCGGCGGCGGCGGCGAGCCACATCGGGAAATAGAGGGTGCCGCTCTTGGTCACCGCCGGCGAGCGCTGGGTACGCGAGAACCGCGCCAGATAGGGCGGATTGACGAAGGCGATCTTGAGCACGGGCGCAGTCTGCCGCACGGCGGCCCCCTATCGGATCAGGACGAGACGGCTCCCCGGCAACCATCCCTGATATCTAGGGGATTCGTATACAGCTTGGCCACTATAGCACAGCAAGATACACGGCATTGCCGGGCGCCAGACTTGTCAAGCGCCCCAATGACCGAGATCAGTGAGCTTGTGTACACCGAAGACACAGACACCGGACACGAAAGGAAAACCACAGCAACCATGGACACCGACCCCGAGATCGACATCGCCGGCTGGTTCGACGGCGCCCTCGCCCGCCCCTCGCCCAACTGCGACGAACGCCCACCGGCGACCACCATCGACCTGCTGGTGATCCACAACATCAGCCTGCCGCCGGGCGAGTTCGGCGGGGAGTGGATCGACGCCCTGTTCCGCAATCGACTCGACCCCGACGCCCACCCCTATTTCGCTGCCATCGCCGAACTACGCGTCTCCGCCCACCTACTGATCCGGCGCGACGGCGCCCTGGTGCAGTACGTGCCCTGCGAGCGCCGCGCCTGGCACGCCGGACGCTCGCGCTTCGGCGAGCGCGAGGCGTGCAACGACTTCTCCATCGGGATCGAACTCGAGGGCACCGACACCCAGCCCTTCACCGCAGCTCAGTACCACCAGCTCGGACGTTGTGCACGGGCGCTGCGGCGGCGCTATCCGGGGATCACCCCCGAGCGTGTCGTCGGGCATGCCGACATCGCCCCAGGGCGCAAGACCGACCCCGGCCCGGCCTTCGACTGGAGCCGGTTGCGACGCGCGCTCTGAGCTGCGCGCCGCGCCAGCACGCGCGAGCGCCGCGCGCCGAACGAGCGTGGCCGCGGCTGCATCCACACACGATAGCGGGCGACGGTCGCGCGCCAACCACTGCAGGGGATCTCGCCCTGCTCGATGCCACCGAGCAGGTGCTCGTACTCGAGCACCGCGCCGCCACGCCAGCGCGGACGCCCGCCGAGACGCGCGGCCAGCGCGCGCATGCCGACATTGGCCGCCAGCACCTCGCAACGCAGACGCTGGATACCCACGGCGCGGGCGTGACCGATGAGCGCCTGCAGGAGCGCGGTACCGACGCCACGACGCTGTGCCGCGTCGATCACCTCGACGGCCAGCTCCCCGCTGTCGGCGCCGGGCGCGGTGCGGATACAGCGCGCCACCCCCAGCGGTTCACCCGGCATCCCGCGTTCATCGAGACGGATGGCGCCGATGGCAAGATGGTGATGCCCGTCGATGGCGGCGAGCACCGCGAGATCGCGCTCGTTGAGTTCGCGCTTGACGCCGCAGAAGCGCAGCCGCCGCGAGCCCGGCGACAGCCCGGCGAAACAGGCGAGCAGGAAGTCGCGATCCTCCGGGCCGAGCGCGCGCAGCAAACAGCGACTGCCGTCGCGCAGCCGCACCAAGTGGGGACCAGGCCCCCGGTCGGACAGTTCGCGGGCCTCCATGACTCCACACCTCCATCGCAAGGATCGGCAGGGACCGCCCGGGGTGGGCGGGAGATAGCCCCGGGCATCGCGGCGGGGCGGGCGAGACGGGGCGGCGTGGGCGACAATCGTTTCGATCGCCGCAACCGAGCTACACCGTATCCATTAGATGCTTGCGGGATGATGGCGGTTCAATGGCGCGCGGAGATGGCGGCGAGGGTCAGTCGCGTCGCGGGTCCTGGAAGGTGCCGCCGTTCCAGCCGAAGAGATGGCGCGGCGGCGAGCGGAAATCGATGTAGACCCGCCGCTCAGGGACGCCGAGCAGCGTCTCGCAGAGCGCGCAGAGTGTGCGCGTATAGCCTGGGGTCTCGGACTCGGGCAGGCCAAGGCTGAGCAGTTCGAGCAACGCCGCCGGCTCGGCGCTGCCGCCGAAGCTCAGCGCACGGCCGTCATCGAGCAGGACCATCACATAGGACTCGGGCTTGCCGAGCAGCTCGGCCACCGCAGCCGAGAGCCGGGCGAGCAGCTCGGCGCGACGCTCGGGGGCGACGGTGACATTGGTGTGCAGTTGCAATGTGGGCATGGCGCGTCTCCTCCGGTCAGGACCTCGCCCCATGATAGGCCAGGAGCGCCGGATCAACCGACCCGCGCCAGCGCCACCGCCGGACGCCCCTCCTCGTCGCCGAGCGACTCGGCACAGGCATCGGTCCAGCGCAGCAACTCGAACCGACCGTCGTGATGCTCGACCAGCGCGGTACAACTCTCCACCCAGTCGCCGCAGTTGCAATAGGCCACGCCGGCGATGTCGCGCATCTCGGCATGATGGATATGGCCACAGATCATGCCGTCGAGCGCCCGTCGCGCGGCCTCCTCGGCCACCACCCGCTCGAAGTCGCCGATATAGTTGACCGCGTTCTTGACCTTGCGCTTGAGATAACCGGCCAGCGACCAGTAGCGCAACCCCAGCATCCGCTGCAATCGACTGAGCTGGGCGTTGAGCGCGAGCAGTCGGTCGTAGGCGTGCGAACCCAGGCGCGAGAGCCAGCGCGCGTGCTCGATCACGCCGTCGAAGCGATCGCCGTGCAGCACCAGGAAACGGCGCCCGTCGGCGGTGGTGTGGACCACCTCGTCGCGTACTGCCACCCGCCCGAAGTCGAGCCCGAGATGGGCGCGCAGCACCTCGTCGTGGTTGCCCGGTACATAGATCACCTCGGTGCCGGCGCGCGCCTTGTCGAGGATCGCGGCGACCACTCGGTTGTGGGTCTCCGGCCAGTAGAGCCCGCCGCGCAGCGCCCACAGATCGACGATGTCGCCGACCAGATAGAGCTGCCGACACTCGGTGGTGGCGAGGAAGTCGAGCAGGAACTCGGCCTGACACCCCTTGAAGCCCAGATGGACATCGGAGATGAAGATGCTGCGATATTTCAGAGGGGACATGCGGGTGATCTCGGTCATCGCGTCGCCTGCCTGGATGAGCGTGGCGCACAGGATCACCGAACTCTGTTGCCGCGGCGTTGATGGGCGGTGAAGATGCGGTGAAGGGGCGGTGACCGATGTGGGAACCGGCACGATCGCGCCCGGTCCGACGGGGAGAGAACGACCCATTCGAGGTGGACCATGGACCGACCCCGCAGCCCGCCCTACGCCTCGAGTACCCTCGAGCCGCGCCAGACCGCACATTGGCGGATATGCCGATGAGCGATGACCTCTTCCTGCAGATGGGCCTGATCCTCGGCGTCGCCGCCGTGACCGGTGCGCTCGTCCGCGCACTACGCCAACCGCTGATCGTCGCCTTCATCGCCGTCGGCATCCTGCTCGGACCGGCAGGCTTCGGGCTGGTCGCGCACAGCAGCGAGATCGAGCTGTTCGCGCGACTCGGCATCGCGTTGCTGCTGTTCGTCGTCGGGCTCAAGCTCGACCTGCACATCATCCGCACCGTCGGCCCGGTGGCGCTGGCCTCCGGGCTCGGGCAGGTGCTGTTCACCTCGGCGGTGGGCTACGTCATCGCCCGACTCCTCGGGCTGGAGCCGGTGGCCGCGCTCTACGTGGCAGTGGCGCTGACCTTCTCGAGCACCATCATCATCGTCAAGCTGCTCTCGGACAAACGCGAGGTCGATGCCCTGCACGGGCGCATCGCCGTCGGCTTCCTCATCGTCCAGGACATCGTGGTGGTGCTGGTGATGATCGCGCTGACCGCCGTCGGCCAGGCCGAGGGCGATGTCCACCCGGTGCGCGAGGCGCTGGCCATCCTGCTCAAGGGGGCGGCAATGCTGGCCACCGTGGCGCTGCTGATGCGCTATGTGCTGCCCTGGCTGCTGCATCGGCTGGCGCGCTCGACCGAACTGCTGATGCTGTTTGCCATCGCCTGGGCAGTACTCGGCGCACTCGCCGGCGACGCCCTCGGCTTCAGCCGCGAGGTCGGCGCCTTCCTCGCCGGGGTGTCGATCGCCTCGACCCGCTATCGCGAGCAGATCGCTGCGCGGCTGGTGACGCTGCGCGACTTCCTGCTGCTGTTCTTCTTTATCGAGCTGGGCGCGACACTCGAACTCGGACTGATCGGTGGCCAGCTCGGCGCGGCGGCGGTGCTGTCGCTGTTCGTGCTGATCGGCAATCCGCTGATCGTGATGGCGATCATGGGCTATATGGGCTATCGCCGACGCACCGGTTTCCTCGCCGGGCTGACGGTGGCGCAAATCAGCGAATTCTCGCTGATCCTCGCCGCACTCGGCCTGAGCCTCGGCCATCTCGCCCCCGAGACCCTGGGACTGATCACCCTGGTCGGGCTGATCACCATCAGCGCCTCGACCTACCTGATCCTCTACTCACATCCGCTCTACGAACGGCTCGCCCCCTACCTCGTCCGCTTCGAGCGCCGGGTGCCGCATCGCGAGATCGAGCAGGAGCCGGAAGAGACCGACGAGCCCGAGATCCTGCTGTTCGGGCTCGGGCGTTTCGGCGCGGTCATGGCCGACGGGCTGCGCGAGCGTGGTCGCCGGGTGCTCGCCGTCGACTTCGACCCCGACGTGGTACGTCGCCAGGCCCGCGCCGGCTACCACGTCCACTACGGCGACATCGAGGACCCCGAGCTGATCGCCACGCTGGCGTTGCGCCGCGCACACTGGGTGGTGAGCACGGTGCGCGATCGCGCGATCAACCGCTTGCTGCTCCAGGGGCTGCGCCAGCAGGGCTATGGTGGCCGGGTCGCGCTCTCGGCCACCTGCGAGGCCGACGCGCAATGGTTCGCACAGCAGGGGGCAGATCTGGTATTCATTCCCTATGCCGACGCCGCGCGCAGCGCGGCGCAGCGACTGAGTGAGGATTGCGCGCCGGGACGACCTGCGGGCGGAGCTGCCGAGGGCATGTGATGAAACGATTCAAGAACATCCTCTATGTCATCGCCAATGGTGTCGGGCCGGAGCATGCGTTGGCGCGCGCGCTGACGCTCACGCACAACAACCAGGCCCGACTCACCGTGCTCGTGGTGCTAACCGCGCCGCCGGCGAACGAGCCCGTGCAGGAGACGATCGCGCGCATCGAACGCGCGTTGAAGGTTCGCCTCGCGGCCCACCACGACTGCTGCGCGCTGCGCATCGAGGTGCGGGTCGGCGCCCTCGCGCGCGAGGCGCTGCGCGAGATCGAGCAGCGTGGTCACGACCTGGTGATCAACCCCGCCCAGCCGCCGGAGCGGCTCGAGCGCTTCCTCGGCGGCGACGACCGCCAGCTGCTGCGCAACAGCCCCTGCCCGGTCTGGCTGATGCAGCCACGCGAGCGCGACAACTACGACAACATTCTGCTCGCGCTCGACTACGATCCGGCGCAGCCCGACTCGATCGACACCCCGCTCAACCGCCGACTGCTCACCCTCGCCGGCTCGCTGGCACTTTCGGATTTCGCCGCGCTCCATCTGGTGCATGTCTGGGATACCCCGGCGGAGCTGCTGTTCCGTGTCTGGTCCGATGCCCCCGACAACTCCCCGCGCGACTATGTCGAGAGCGAGCGCATCCGTCACCGCCGCGGGCTCGAGACGCTCAACATGGTGTTGCGCGAACTCCTCGGCGCCGAGGCCCACGACTATCTCGCCCCCCGTCTGCACCTGCCCCGCGGACTGGCCACCGAACAGGTCCGCCTGCTCGCCGGTCAGCTCGACGCCGACCTGGTGGTGATGGGCACCGCCGCACGACGCGGCCTCACCGGCCTGCTGATCGGTAACACCGTCGAGGCCATCCTCGACCAGCCCCCCTGCTCGGTGCTGGCGGTGCGGCCCTAGAGGGAGCTTCCAGCCACCAGCTCCCAGCCTCCAGTCGTCAGCCGCCAGCTTCCAGCCTGCCGTCTCCAGCCAACGGCGCCAAGCCTTCCCCACTGGAGGCTGACGGCTGGTAGCTAGAGGCCGGCGGCTGGCCGCAAACACCTTGCCAACCGAACATCCCCTTCGCGCCCTTTGGGCCTTTGCGGTTCAATCCCCCTGACGACTGACAACTGACGACTGGAAGCTGGAGGCCGGCGACTGGCGACCAACGACTGAAGGCTGGAAGCTGGAGGCTGGTAGCTGGCGACTGACGACTGAACCGAAGCCGCCCTCCGCCCCTCCCCTTGATCCCGCTCGACGTTCTATACTGGCGGATTACCCGGGACGCGGCCGTCGGACCTACCATGGCGCCGCGCGCCACCGGTATCCGCCACCGGGGAGGGCGAGGCGCTCGCCCGGCCCCTGCAAACACCCCTTCACGATTCTGGAGCAAGACGATGGCGCAAAGCGCAGTCAAGAAAGTCGTTCTGGCCTATTCGGGCGGACTCGACACCTCGGTGATCCTCAAGTGGCTGCAGGAGGAGTACGGCTGCGAGGTCGTGACCTTCACCGCCGACATCGGCCAGGGCGAGGAACTCGAACCGGCGCGCGCCAAGGCCGAGGCCGCAGGCGTGAAGGAGATCTATATCGACGACCTGCGCGAGGAGTTCGTGCGCGACTTCGTCTACCCGATGTTCCGCGCCAACGCCGTCTACGAGGGCGAGTACCTGCTCGGCACCTCGATCGCGCGGCCGCTGATCGCCAAGCGCCTGATCGAGATCGCTGCCGAGACCGGCGCCGACGCCATCTCCCACGGCGCCACCGGCAAGGGCAACGACCAGGTCCGCTTTGAACTCGGCGCCTACGCGCTCAACCCCGAGATCAAGATCATCGCCCCCTGGCGCGAGTGGGACCTGCTCTCGCGCGAGAAGCTGATGGCCTACGCCGCCAAGCACGGCATCGGCGTCGAGCAGAAGCGCGAGGGCAACAAGTCGCCCTACTCGATGGACGCCAACCTGCTGCACATCTCCTACGAGGGCTACGACCTCGAGGATCCCTGGACCCAGCCCGGCGATGCGATGTGGCGCTGGAGCGTCTCGCCCGAGCAGGCCCCCGACCAGGCCACCGAGATCGAGCTGACCTTCGAGCGCGGCGACATCACCGCCATCGACGGCAAGGCGATGAGCCCGGCCGAGGTGCTCGCCGAACTCAACCGCATCGGCGGGGCCAACGGCATCGGGCGCGCCGACATCGTCGAGAACCGCTATGTCGGCATGAAGTCGCGCGGCTGCTACGAGACCCCCGGCGGCACCATCATGCTCAAGGCGCACCGCGCCATCGAGTCGCTCACCCTCGACCGCGAGGCCGCGCACCTCAAGGACGAGCTGATGCCGCGCTATGCCAGCCTGGTCTACAACGGCTACTGGTTCGCCCCCGAGCGGCGCATGCTGCAGGCGGCGATCGACGAGAGCCAGCAGGTGGTCAACGGCGTGGTCCGTCTCAAGCTCTACAAAGGCAACGTCAGCGTGCTCGGCCGTCGCTCCGAGACCAACAGCCTGTTCGACGAGTCGATCGCGACCTTCGAGGAGGACGCCGGCGCCTACGACCAGACCGACGCCACCGGCTTCATCCGCCTCAACTCGCTGCGCCTGCGCGTGGCCGGCCGCAAGCGCGGCTGATCCCCCACCCGGCCCCCCGGGCCGGGCCACCGTCGCCGCGTCCTGCGGCGACGGTCTCCAGAGACTTGAACCGCCAAGACGCAAAGAGCGCGAAGAACAGAAAAGCCTCCAGTGAGGAGCGGTGCCTGCCTCGTCACGCTCCAGTTGATTGCAAGCGGAGACTGAAGGCTGCCGGCTGTCAGCTAGTCACTGGCAACTTGAACCTCTTCGCGTTCTTTGCGGCTTTGCGGTTCGATCCCCTACGGTTGACGCCGCTCAGTGCATAGGCTGAGCAAAGCGTCGCGTGCCCAGCGAAAGGCGCGACCAGCGACCAGCGACCAGCGACCAGCGACCAGCGACCAGCGACCAGCGACCAGAAGATTGAACCGCCAAGGCGCGAAGGACGCAAAGCAAGCGGACGGTCTGCAGATCCGCAGACCGGGCAAGGCGCAGTCTCCCCGACTGGAGGCTGGAAGCTGATCGCTGGAAGCTGGTTCGAACCGCCAGCCTCCAGTGAGGGGGCAGGGTTATCTCGTCGCGTCGTGGTTGACCGCATACCGACACTGGAGGCTGTTTGCTGGAGGCTGGTCGCTTTCTTCGTGTCCTTTGGGTCTTTGCGGTTCAATCCCCTGGCGGCTGGCGGCTGGCGGCTGGCGGCTGGCGGCTGGCGGCTGGCGGCTTCGCGGTTCAATCCCCTACGGTTGACGCCCTCAGTCCGGGACGATCCGCAACAACGCGCCGTCGGGCGCATCGGTGAGGACGTAGAGATGGCCGTCGGGGCCCTCGCGAACGTCGCGCACTCGAGTGCCAATGGTCAACCGTTCCTCGCCCATCACCACGCCGTTCTCCAGGTCGATACGCCGCACCTCGCCGAACTTGAGCGCGCCGCTGAACAGGTCGCCGCGCCAGGCCGGGAAGTACCGTCCGCTGTAGTAGGCGAGGCCGCTCGGCGCCTTGGAGGGGGTCCATTCGAGCAGCGGTGCGGTGACGTCGGCACGTTGGTGGACGTTGGAGATCGCCGGCCCCCAGTACTCGTGGCTGGTGGTGACCTCGGGCCAGCCGTAGTTGGCACCGGGGGTGATGCGATTGAGTTCGTCGCCGCCGCGCGCGCCGTGCTCGTTGGCCCACACCCGTCCGCTCGCCGGATCGCGCGCGAGTCCCTGGATGTTGCGATGGCCGAGGCTGTGGATGGCCGCGCGCGCGCCGCCGGCGGCGTACCAGGGGTTGTCGGGGTGGGGGCTGCCGTCGGCGCGCAGCCGCAGGATCTTACCGAAGTGGCTGTCGAGACGCTGCGCCTGCTCGCGGATCAGTCCGTCGGCGAAGCGAATCGGCGGGTTGCCGCCGTCACCGATGCTGAGCAGCAGGCTGTCGTCGTCGAGCCAGAGGATGCGCGAGCCGAAGTGCTGGGTGTCGCGCTTGCGGCCGGGGTTGGCGTAGAGACGCTCGAGATCGCGCAGCGCGCCGTCGACCAGTCGCGCACGCGCCAGCGCGGTGCGATTGGCGCGGGCCGTACCCTCGGCATAGCTGAGATAGACCAGCCGGTTGCGGGCGAAGTCGGGGTGTGGGGCGACGTCGAGCAAACCGCCCTGCCCCTCGGCGAGCACCTCGGGCACGCCCTCGATCGGCGTCGGGTCGAGCCGGCCGTCGGTCGCGAGCCGACGCAGCCGGCCCGGTCGCTCGCTGATCAGCGCCGTGCCGTCGGGCAGCCAGGCGATCGCCCAGGGGTGTTCGAGCCCGCGCGTCACCACCTCGGCGCGCCAGCCCTGCGCCTCGGGTGGCGCGGCCTCGACAGCGAGGGCGCCGAGCAGCGCGCACAGCGCCACTGTCCAGCGACACATCAGGCCTCCATCCATGTGCCCCACTCCCGCGGGTCGCGCCCGCTCCCGGGTGTCAGTCGCGCGCCGTCGCCGCCGTCTCTGCCGGCACCTCGCCGCGCGCCTGCAGTTGCTCGAAGGGGTCGGGACCGTCACGGTGCGCGCCGGCCTCCTCCACCTGCTTGAGATAGTCCTGCCACAGCGGCTGCCAGGCACGACCAAGGCGATGGAGATAGCCCCAGTCGTAGAGCCCGGAGTCGTGGCCGTCGTCATAGCGGATCTTGAGCGCATAGGCGCCGATCTGCTCGATCGCGGTGATGTTCACCCGCTCCTTGCCGAGCTGCAGCTTGGCGCTCGTCGGGGA
Coding sequences within:
- a CDS encoding glycosyltransferase; its protein translation is MAEAAPRISVVVPAYQAEATLGRCLDALLAQHTAADDYEVILVDDGSRDRTAEIARRYPLRYVYQANAGPAAARNHGARLARGELLLFTDSDCVPAPDWIERMRAPFADPEVMAVKGAYRSDQPQLVARFVQLEFEQRFARLRRRARIDMVDTYSAGYRRAVFVALGGFDPRFPKADNEDTELSYRMAARGMRMVFAPDAVVSHLGHPDSVWRYARLKFSRGYWRMVVYKRHPGKMLADSYTPQTLKLQILATLALAPALALAPWWPRAALALGGATLAAFLLSAAPFLAAAWRRDRRLALAAPALLLVRAAALGGGAVVGSLLGRLGAGVGADR
- a CDS encoding B12-binding domain-containing radical SAM protein — protein: MRQTAPVLKIAFVNPPYLARFSRTQRSPAVTKSGTLYFPMWLAAAAALCAESGHEIDLIDAPASGADIEAVLARLAHFAPRLLVVETSTPSIASDLAFCARARERLPGTCVALVGTHASARAQACLRDEPAVDLVVLGEYDLGVRDLAAALARDEPVSTVAGLCYRDGDRPRLGAARAVLDDLDRLPPISPIYRRFLDIRDYFNPNAIHPMVTISTSRGCPNHCTFCVYPQTITGHRLRRRSAGHVVDELEYIRRAFPEARSVFFEDDTFPADRARCAEICEEMIRRGFDLPWSANVRVDVEPETLRLMRRAGCRNLCVGFESGDQALLDRVRKRITLAQSRAFMREARALGLIVHGCFMVGLPGETPETMRRTLELAIELAPDTAQFYPIMVYPGTAAYDWYAREGMLVTEDFSRWLTPAGLHNTVVRSAVLDAEALVAFCDQARRRFYLRPRYLWRRLGLVARDREEFRRTWRAGRTFLRHLLRGSDIEAGHG
- the ampD gene encoding 1,6-anhydro-N-acetylmuramyl-L-alanine amidase AmpD, giving the protein MDTDPEIDIAGWFDGALARPSPNCDERPPATTIDLLVIHNISLPPGEFGGEWIDALFRNRLDPDAHPYFAAIAELRVSAHLLIRRDGALVQYVPCERRAWHAGRSRFGEREACNDFSIGIELEGTDTQPFTAAQYHQLGRCARALRRRYPGITPERVVGHADIAPGRKTDPGPAFDWSRLRRAL
- a CDS encoding GNAT family N-acetyltransferase; its protein translation is MEARELSDRGPGPHLVRLRDGSRCLLRALGPEDRDFLLACFAGLSPGSRRLRFCGVKRELNERDLAVLAAIDGHHHLAIGAIRLDERGMPGEPLGVARCIRTAPGADSGELAVEVIDAAQRRGVGTALLQALIGHARAVGIQRLRCEVLAANVGMRALAARLGGRPRWRGGAVLEYEHLLGGIEQGEIPCSGWRATVARYRVWMQPRPRSFGARRSRVLARRAAQSARRNRLQSKAGPGSVLRPGAMSACPTTRSGVIPG
- a CDS encoding phenylpyruvate tautomerase MIF-related protein, with the protein product MPTLQLHTNVTVAPERRAELLARLSAAVAELLGKPESYVMVLLDDGRALSFGGSAEPAALLELLSLGLPESETPGYTRTLCALCETLLGVPERRVYIDFRSPPRHLFGWNGGTFQDPRRD
- a CDS encoding UDP-2,3-diacylglucosamine diphosphatase, whose product is MTEITRMSPLKYRSIFISDVHLGFKGCQAEFLLDFLATTECRQLYLVGDIVDLWALRGGLYWPETHNRVVAAILDKARAGTEVIYVPGNHDEVLRAHLGLDFGRVAVRDEVVHTTADGRRFLVLHGDRFDGVIEHARWLSRLGSHAYDRLLALNAQLSRLQRMLGLRYWSLAGYLKRKVKNAVNYIGDFERVVAEEAARRALDGMICGHIHHAEMRDIAGVAYCNCGDWVESCTALVEHHDGRFELLRWTDACAESLGDEEGRPAVALARVG
- a CDS encoding cation:proton antiporter translates to MSDDLFLQMGLILGVAAVTGALVRALRQPLIVAFIAVGILLGPAGFGLVAHSSEIELFARLGIALLLFVVGLKLDLHIIRTVGPVALASGLGQVLFTSAVGYVIARLLGLEPVAALYVAVALTFSSTIIIVKLLSDKREVDALHGRIAVGFLIVQDIVVVLVMIALTAVGQAEGDVHPVREALAILLKGAAMLATVALLMRYVLPWLLHRLARSTELLMLFAIAWAVLGALAGDALGFSREVGAFLAGVSIASTRYREQIAARLVTLRDFLLLFFFIELGATLELGLIGGQLGAAAVLSLFVLIGNPLIVMAIMGYMGYRRRTGFLAGLTVAQISEFSLILAALGLSLGHLAPETLGLITLVGLITISASTYLILYSHPLYERLAPYLVRFERRVPHREIEQEPEETDEPEILLFGLGRFGAVMADGLRERGRRVLAVDFDPDVVRRQARAGYHVHYGDIEDPELIATLALRRAHWVVSTVRDRAINRLLLQGLRQQGYGGRVALSATCEADAQWFAQQGADLVFIPYADAARSAAQRLSEDCAPGRPAGGAAEGM
- a CDS encoding universal stress protein, coding for MKRFKNILYVIANGVGPEHALARALTLTHNNQARLTVLVVLTAPPANEPVQETIARIERALKVRLAAHHDCCALRIEVRVGALAREALREIEQRGHDLVINPAQPPERLERFLGGDDRQLLRNSPCPVWLMQPRERDNYDNILLALDYDPAQPDSIDTPLNRRLLTLAGSLALSDFAALHLVHVWDTPAELLFRVWSDAPDNSPRDYVESERIRHRRGLETLNMVLRELLGAEAHDYLAPRLHLPRGLATEQVRLLAGQLDADLVVMGTAARRGLTGLLIGNTVEAILDQPPCSVLAVRP
- a CDS encoding argininosuccinate synthase encodes the protein MAQSAVKKVVLAYSGGLDTSVILKWLQEEYGCEVVTFTADIGQGEELEPARAKAEAAGVKEIYIDDLREEFVRDFVYPMFRANAVYEGEYLLGTSIARPLIAKRLIEIAAETGADAISHGATGKGNDQVRFELGAYALNPEIKIIAPWREWDLLSREKLMAYAAKHGIGVEQKREGNKSPYSMDANLLHISYEGYDLEDPWTQPGDAMWRWSVSPEQAPDQATEIELTFERGDITAIDGKAMSPAEVLAELNRIGGANGIGRADIVENRYVGMKSRGCYETPGGTIMLKAHRAIESLTLDREAAHLKDELMPRYASLVYNGYWFAPERRMLQAAIDESQQVVNGVVRLKLYKGNVSVLGRRSETNSLFDESIATFEEDAGAYDQTDATGFIRLNSLRLRVAGRKRG
- a CDS encoding PQQ-dependent sugar dehydrogenase, translated to MCRWTVALCALLGALAVEAAPPEAQGWRAEVVTRGLEHPWAIAWLPDGTALISERPGRLRRLATDGRLDPTPIEGVPEVLAEGQGGLLDVAPHPDFARNRLVYLSYAEGTARANRTALARARLVDGALRDLERLYANPGRKRDTQHFGSRILWLDDDSLLLSIGDGGNPPIRFADGLIREQAQRLDSHFGKILRLRADGSPHPDNPWYAAGGARAAIHSLGHRNIQGLARDPASGRVWANEHGARGGDELNRITPGANYGWPEVTTSHEYWGPAISNVHQRADVTAPLLEWTPSKAPSGLAYYSGRYFPAWRGDLFSGALKFGEVRRIDLENGVVMGEERLTIGTRVRDVREGPDGHLYVLTDAPDGALLRIVPD
- a CDS encoding gamma-butyrobetaine hydroxylase-like domain-containing protein, which encodes MDDTHPLPTEIRLHQRSRVLELVFDDGSRFRLPCEYLRVYSPSAEVRGHSPTSAKLQLGKERVNITAIEQIGAYALKIRYDDGHDSGLYDWGYLHRLGRAWQPLWQDYLKQVEEAGAHRDGPDPFEQLQARGEVPAETAATARD